The proteins below come from a single Cyanobacterium stanieri LEGE 03274 genomic window:
- a CDS encoding SH3 domain-containing protein, with protein MSFKTLLLASLLFSFTPVNRAWSATHLQVCTNSGNGVVNIRSGPGTNHSVVNRVRHGDDLHYSWDGYMTDDDSMPPRDRQGYYWVRVRPSVMGDNMGFIRADFMGCDSMNLQQSLTE; from the coding sequence ATGAGTTTCAAAACTTTACTTCTTGCGTCCCTTCTTTTTTCTTTTACCCCTGTTAATAGGGCTTGGAGTGCAACTCATTTGCAGGTTTGTACTAATAGCGGTAATGGGGTTGTAAATATAAGATCTGGCCCCGGTACTAATCATTCTGTGGTTAATCGAGTGCGTCATGGTGATGATTTGCACTACAGTTGGGATGGTTATATGACGGATGATGATAGTATGCCCCCTAGAGATAGACAGGGTTATTATTGGGTAAGGGTTAGACCTAGTGTTATGGGTGATAATATGGGTTTTATTCGGGCTGATTTTATGGGTTGTGACTCGATGAATTTACAACAATCCTTGACAGAATAA
- a CDS encoding DoxX family protein encodes MKLSSIISTTLEPRCQIRWTEQTAWTLLRVVIGVMMIHNGLDKLGNIESFAEAYVSYIGLPFPIFFSYVAAYTELIGAPLVAIGLLTRPAALGLFGTMCVAMYHHILVAGLSLPYLELSAIYAGCFFFFLVNGGGLFSVDAVLSNLINKNLFNQKIEQTKLLEKVYQDSNSEEQKSLS; translated from the coding sequence ATGAAATTAAGTTCCATCATTAGTACAACATTAGAACCCCGTTGCCAAATCCGTTGGACAGAACAAACCGCCTGGACACTATTAAGAGTCGTTATTGGTGTCATGATGATTCATAATGGCCTAGACAAATTAGGTAATATTGAAAGTTTTGCTGAAGCCTATGTTTCTTATATTGGCTTACCCTTTCCTATCTTCTTTAGCTATGTTGCCGCCTATACAGAGTTAATCGGTGCGCCCTTGGTAGCTATCGGGTTATTAACAAGACCAGCTGCTTTAGGTTTATTTGGTACTATGTGTGTAGCGATGTACCATCATATTCTCGTAGCTGGTTTAAGTCTTCCCTATTTAGAATTATCCGCCATCTATGCTGGTTGCTTTTTCTTTTTCCTCGTCAACGGTGGAGGTTTATTTTCTGTGGATGCGGTACTATCTAATTTAATTAACAAAAATCTTTTCAACCAGAAAATTGAGCAAACTAAGCTATTAGAGAAAGTTTATCAGGACTCTAATTCTGAGGAGCAAAAATCACTTTCTTAG
- the ftsH2 gene encoding ATP-dependent zinc metalloprotease FtsH2 — translation MKTPWRTILLWAIPFLVVGFFLWQGSFAPNNMSDTGNTASTRMTYGRFLEYIDKGRVSSVDLYEGGRTAIVEAVDPELRQVQRLRVDLPGSSPELISKLRESGISFDTHPMRNEGAVWGILGNLVFPVLLIASLFFLFRRSSNMPGGPGQAMSFGKSKARFQMDAKTGIKFDDVAGIDEAKEELQEVVTFLKQPEKFTAVGARIPKGVLLVGPPGTGKTLLAKAIAGEAGVPFFSISGSEFVEMFVGVGASRVRDLFKKAKENAPCLIFIDEIDAVGRQRGAGIGGGNDEREQTLNQLLTEMDGFEGNTGIIVIAATNRADVLDSALMRPGRFDRQVMVDPPDFKGRLGVLDVHARNKKLAPEVSIEAIARRTPGFSGADLANLLNEAAILTARRRKPEITMSEIDDAVDRVIAGMEGTPLVDSKSKRLIAYHEVGHAIVGTLLKDHDPVQKVTLIPRGQAQGLTWFTPNEEQGLTTKSQLMARIAGAMGGRAAEEEIFGDDEVTTGAGGDLQQVTGMARQMVTRFGMSDMGPLSLEGQGGEVFLGGGFMNRAEYSEESASRIDDQIRMIAEHGHQLARQIVRDNREVIDRLVDLLIERETIDGEEFRQIVAEYTEVPEKEQFIPQL, via the coding sequence GTAGCGTTGATTTATACGAAGGTGGACGCACTGCCATTGTGGAAGCCGTTGACCCTGAATTACGTCAGGTACAAAGATTAAGGGTTGATTTACCCGGGTCTTCCCCCGAATTAATCAGTAAATTAAGGGAATCTGGTATTAGTTTTGATACTCATCCCATGCGTAACGAAGGCGCTGTTTGGGGAATTTTAGGTAATTTAGTATTCCCTGTATTATTAATTGCTTCCTTATTTTTCCTTTTCCGTCGTTCTAGCAATATGCCAGGAGGCCCTGGACAGGCGATGAGTTTTGGCAAGTCTAAGGCTCGTTTCCAAATGGATGCTAAAACTGGCATCAAATTTGATGATGTGGCTGGAATTGATGAGGCTAAAGAAGAATTACAAGAAGTTGTTACTTTCCTTAAACAGCCTGAAAAGTTTACGGCCGTGGGCGCTCGTATTCCTAAGGGTGTATTATTGGTAGGCCCTCCAGGAACTGGTAAAACCTTGTTGGCTAAGGCCATCGCTGGGGAAGCAGGAGTTCCTTTCTTCAGCATTTCTGGTTCTGAATTCGTGGAAATGTTTGTGGGTGTGGGTGCTTCCCGTGTCCGTGATTTGTTCAAAAAAGCGAAGGAAAATGCCCCTTGTCTAATCTTTATCGATGAGATTGATGCGGTAGGTCGTCAGCGTGGCGCTGGTATCGGTGGCGGTAATGATGAAAGGGAACAAACTTTAAACCAACTTCTGACTGAGATGGATGGTTTTGAGGGTAACACTGGTATTATCGTTATTGCAGCGACTAACAGGGCTGATGTGCTTGATTCTGCGCTGATGCGTCCTGGTCGTTTTGACCGTCAGGTAATGGTTGATCCCCCTGATTTTAAAGGTCGTTTAGGGGTGTTGGATGTCCATGCCCGTAATAAAAAGTTAGCCCCTGAGGTGTCCATCGAGGCGATCGCCCGTCGTACCCCTGGATTTAGTGGAGCAGATTTAGCAAACCTTCTCAATGAAGCGGCCATTTTAACAGCCCGTCGTCGTAAACCTGAAATCACCATGAGTGAAATTGATGATGCGGTGGATCGTGTCATTGCAGGGATGGAGGGAACTCCCCTTGTGGATAGTAAGAGTAAGCGCTTGATTGCCTATCATGAGGTGGGCCATGCGATCGTTGGTACTCTTTTAAAGGATCATGATCCTGTCCAAAAAGTAACCCTGATTCCCCGTGGACAAGCCCAAGGCTTAACTTGGTTTACCCCTAACGAGGAACAAGGTTTAACCACCAAATCCCAGCTTATGGCAAGGATTGCAGGGGCAATGGGAGGACGTGCCGCCGAGGAAGAAATCTTTGGTGATGATGAAGTTACCACGGGCGCTGGAGGTGATTTACAGCAAGTCACTGGGATGGCAAGACAGATGGTAACTCGTTTTGGTATGAGTGACATGGGGCCTTTATCCCTCGAAGGACAAGGGGGAGAGGTTTTCCTTGGTGGTGGTTTTATGAACCGTGCTGAGTATTCCGAAGAAAGTGCTTCCCGCATTGATGATCAAATTCGTATGATTGCTGAACATGGTCATCAATTAGCTCGTCAAATTGTTCGGGATAATCGTGAAGTAATCGATCGCCTCGTGGATCTTTTAATTGAAAGGGAAACCATTGATGGTGAAGAATTCCGCCAGATTGTGGCTGAATATACTGAAGTTCCTGAAAAAGAACAGTTTATCCCTCAATTATAA